A segment of the Capricornis sumatraensis isolate serow.1 chromosome 8, serow.2, whole genome shotgun sequence genome:
GGTTGTGCAGGCCTATGTCCGGGGGCGTGTCCGTGCTTGTGCTCTCGGGGACCCCGTTCTCGCTGTCGTCTTCCTCTTTGCTTGTGAGGGCGACCTCATTTTCATAGCAAAACGAGTTAGCGTTCGACAGGATGTATTTCTTCTCCGCTAAGTCCCTAGCGCTGCACAGGGGCGTGCTGGGGACTTCGTAGGTCTTGTGGAACCGGGAGTAGTCCACTTTGTAGTACTGTTTCTCCTCGAAGAGGACCGGCTCGTAGCGGTGACCCCAGAGGATCTCGTTGGCCAGGTACGAGCTCCGGCACTGCGTGGTCATGGCGGTGGCCTCCACCATCCCCTCGAGGATGACCACGATCTCAAAGTCTGCGTTGTCGATGTCCTGCTTGCTCAGATCGTACAGGGGACTGTCCTCGTCGATCTCGTGGACGATGGTGATGGGAGACACCAGAAATATGCGGTCGATGCCGCTGTCAAAGCCCACGTTGATGTCTATCTGATCCAGGGGGATGTACTCCCCCTCGGAGGTGATTCTGGACTTGAGGAGCTGCGCGCGCACGTGCGCCTCCACCAAGTGGCTCTTCCGGAGGTTGCCCACCCGCCACATGAGGCAGAGCTTGCCGTCCCTCATGGCGATCACAGCGTTGTGGCTGAAGACCAGCGTCtcatttctcttcttgggcttggCCATCTTGG
Coding sequences within it:
- the KCNJ2 gene encoding inward rectifier potassium channel 2, whose protein sequence is MGSVRTNRYSIVSSEEDGMKLATLAVANGFGNGKSKVHTRQQCRSRFVKKDGHCNVQFINVGEKGQRYLADIFTTCVDIRWRWMLVIFCLAFVLSWLFFGCVFWLIALLHGDLDASKESKACVSEVNSFTAAFLFSIETQTTIGYGFRCVTDECPVAVFMVVFQSIVGCIIDAFIIGAVMAKMAKPKKRNETLVFSHNAVIAMRDGKLCLMWRVGNLRKSHLVEAHVRAQLLKSRITSEGEYIPLDQIDINVGFDSGIDRIFLVSPITIVHEIDEDSPLYDLSKQDIDNADFEIVVILEGMVEATAMTTQCRSSYLANEILWGHRYEPVLFEEKQYYKVDYSRFHKTYEVPSTPLCSARDLAEKKYILSNANSFCYENEVALTSKEEDDSENGVPESTSTDTPPDIGLHNQASVPLEPRPLRRESEI